A genomic segment from Glycine max cultivar Williams 82 chromosome 1, Glycine_max_v4.0, whole genome shotgun sequence encodes:
- the LOC100527176 gene encoding kunitz-type trypsin inhibitor precursor encodes MKSSTLFALFLLSAIFTSYLPSATADVVLDTDGGVLQNGGQYSVLPVMRGSGGGLVVRATGNERCPLTVAQTRNELDKGIGTIISSPLRVAVIAEGHPLSISFGFFPVMPSCIPLTGDWGIVDGLPEGPAVKLAEYKNIVDGWFKIEKAHPLGYKLLFCPLLEGSTCGDIGIQTDDDGIRRLVVTKNNPLLVQFQKIGWILTKNNLLLPGSE; translated from the coding sequence ATGAAGAGCTCTACCTTGTTCGCTCTCTTTCTACTTTCTGCCATCTTCACCTCATACCTACCTTCTGCAACCGCTGATGTCGTGCTCGACACGGATGGTGGTGTTCTTCAAAATGGTGGCCAATATTCTGTGTTGCCGGTCATGAGAGGAAGTGGTGGTGGACTAGTAGTACGTGCAACTGGAAATGAAAGATGCCCTCTCACTGTTGCGCAAACTCGCAATGAGCTCGATAAGGGGATTGGAACAATTATTTCATCCCCATTACGAGTCGCTGTTATCGCCGAAGGCCATCCTTTGAGCATTTCGTTCGGTTTTTTTCCAGTTATGCCGTCTTGTATCCCTCTTACTGGTGATTGGGGTATTGTGGATGGTCTACCTGAAGGACCCGCTGTTAAACTTGCTGAGTACAAAAACATAGTAGATGGTTGGTTTAAAATTGAGAAAGCTCACCCTCTCGGTTATAAGCTTTTGTTCTGTCCACTGCTTGAGGGTAGCACATGTGGGGATATTGGAATTCAAACTGATGATGATGGAATCAGGCGTTTGGTGGTGACTAAGAACAATCCATTACTGGTTCAGTTTCAGAAAATTGGATGGATACTGACGAAGAACAATCTTTTGCTTCCTGGCAGTGAGTGA